One Clavelina lepadiformis chromosome 1, kaClaLepa1.1, whole genome shotgun sequence genomic region harbors:
- the LOC143461978 gene encoding polypeptide N-acetylgalactosaminyltransferase 10-like: MRFKFRRSAVALLTVGCMVFLLYVLGRDDEHFTDNNIRQRRSDEDITKDVISKNDFEEKVKQINIARNKVVKKDWHDYKAIEADRLRTGPGEQGAPVALLRGEETKSAVIANGFNILVSNRVSLNRSLSDIRHPNCLKRKYLADLPTASIIIPFHNEGWSTLFRTLHSIINRSPPTLLHEIILVDDCSTQGHLKQKLDAELLKYPKVKLLRLPQREGLIRARLAGVNVATGDVIIILDSHIEATHNWLPPLLEPIALDRKVLTCPMIDIIKNDKFNYLTQPGDAMRGAFDWELYYKRIPIPPDKQLEDPSDPFEDPVMAGGLFAIDRLYFKEIGQYDAGLEIWGGEQYELSFKAWMCGGKILDAPCSRVGHIYREFMPYSLPKGTNINKNFKRVAEVWMDEYKEYFYNKRPHVRHIDPGDLSKQKKLREDLQCKSFDWFMNEIAPDLLKHYPPIVPSPAAWGTLYNEGSGLCLDSMYRRQGETVTASQCNPRNLAEQEFLLTYKEDIRPGTSMESVRKVCIDGQGLNKPIVLWECHGQYGNQLWKYLVDKRQLYHGYTGLCATAHEEGVTVNLLPCDNLNKYQRWTWKNTDVQLLVKFNRNPNSPA, translated from the exons ATGAGGTTTAAGTTTCGTAGAAGTGCTGTTGCACTATTGACTGTTGGCTGCATGGTTTTCCTACTTTATGTACTGGGCAGAGATGATGAACATTTCACAGACAATAACATTCGTCAACGACGGTCGGATGAAGACATTACGAAAGATGTTATTtctaaaaatgattttgaagagAAAGTCAAACAG ATAAATATTGCCAGGAACAAGGTTGTTAAGAAGGACTGGCATGATTACAAAGCCATTGAAGCAGATCGCCTAAGAACTG GACCTGGTGAACAAGGTGCTCCGGTTGCGTTACTGCGAGGCGAAGAGACTAAAAGTGCTGTTATTGCAAACGGCTTCAATATTCTGGTCAGCAACCGAGTATCACTTAATCGATCACTCTCCGACATCAGGCATCCCAA CTGCTTGAAGCGAAAATATCTTGCTGACCTTCCCACTGCTTCTATTATAATTCCCTTTCATAATGAAGGTTGGTCAACTTTATTCCGTACGTTGCACAGCATCATCAATCGCTCACCGCCAACCCTCCTTCATGAAATAATACTTGTCGATGACTGCAGTACACAAG GTCACCTGAAGCAGAAGCTGGATGCagaacttttaaaatatcCAAAAGTAAAGCTTCTTCGGCTTCCCCAAAGAGAAGGCTTGATTAGAGCGAGATTAGCAGGTGTCAATGTGGCGACAGGAGACGTAATTATAATACTTGATTCCCATATCGAAGCAACACATAACTGGCTACCACCATTGCTAG AACCAATAGCACTTGACAGGAAGGTGCTTACATGTCCGATGATTGATATCATCAAGAACGACAAGTTTAATTATCTCACTCAGCCTGGGGACGCTATGAGAGGAGCGTTTGATTGGGAACTTTACTACAAAAGAATCCCGATTCCTCCTGATAAGCAACTGGAGGATCCAAGTGATCCTTTTGA AGATCCGGTTATGGCTGGAGGGCTCTTTGCTATCGATCGATTGTACTTCAAGGAAATCGGCCAATATGATGCTGGTTTAGAGATTTGGGGAGGAGAACAATATGAACTATCTTTTAAG GCCTGGATGTGCGGAGGAAAAATCCTGGATGCCCCGTGCTCAAGAGTGGGACATATTTATCGAGAATTTATGCCTTATTCCCTTCCTAAGGGAACCAACATTAACAAG AACTTTAAACGTGTCGCTGAAGTCTGGATGGACGAATACAAGGAATACTTTTACAACAAACGACCTCACGTCCGTCACATTGACCCCGGTGACCTTTCGAAGCAAAAAAAGCTCCGCGAAGATCTTCAATGCAAATCATTTGATTGGTTCATGAATGAAATTGCCCCGGACCTCCTAAAACATTACCCTCCGATCGTGCCCAGCCCAGCAGCTTGGGGAACG CTTTATAATGAAGGTTCCGGTTTGTGCCTTGACTCCATGTATAGAAGGCAAGGAGAAACCGTCACAGCATCACAATGTAATCCAAGGAACTTAGCAGAGCAG GAGTTTTTGCTGACTTATAAAGAAGACATACGACCTGGTACAAGCATGGAATCCGTACGGAAAGTGTGTATTGATGGACAGGGTCTGAATAAACCCATTGTATTGTGGGAATGTCATGGCCAGTATGGAAATCAACTGTGGAAATACCTG GTCGACAAGCGGCAGTTATATCATGGGTATACCGGCTTGTGTGCTACTGCCCACGAGGAAGGCGTCACTGTCAATTTACTGCCATGCGACAACTTAAACAAATATCAGAGGTGGACCTGGAAGAACACGGATGTTCAACTGCTGGTGAAGTTTAACAGAAATCCAAACTCTCCTGCCTGA
- the LOC143471922 gene encoding peroxiredoxin-like 2C, with the protein MSHKVDDGEFTVEQPPLDENMERLPEKLFDLNEIDQCVVRGSNGAVKTFKELRSGYTCIIVFIRHFLDYVTKEYVEDFSKIFPRQLEENKVKLVVIGCGPSCFIQPFCEETNFPHEMYCDSKRIIHKVLRLHDTPSAALGATSPHVKSNFLQGFFQTFWRFVKSAVQQGDPLQQGGQIVINPGGQVLFFHRDLHPLDHTPINELLEAAKLSRIDFNTKYRIYDV; encoded by the exons ATGTCCCATAAAGTTGATGATGGTGAGTTTACGGTGGAGCAACCCCCTCTGGATGAGAATATGGAAAGGTTGCCGGAAAAACTCTTTGATTTGAATGAGATTGACCAGTGCGTTGTTCGTGGCAGTAACGGGGCTGTGAAAACATTTAAGGAATTGCGAAGTGGTTACACTTGTATCATTGTCTTTATTCGG cattttttggACTATGTAACAAAGGAATATGTTgaagatttttcaaaaatatttcctcGGCAGTTAGAG GAGAATAAAGTAAAGCTTGTAGTGATTGGATGTGGCCCTTCCTGCTTCATTCAGCCATTTTGTGAAGAGACCAACTTTCCTCATGAGATGTACTGTGACTCAAAACGAATAATTCACAAAGTTTTGAGACTTCACGACACTCCATCTGCAGCATTGGGAG ctACCAGCCCGCATGTCAAAAGTAATTTCCTTCAGGGATTTTTCCAGACCTTCTGGCGATTTGTCAAAAGCGCTGTACAACAAGGCGACCCATTGCAACAGGGAGGTCAAATTGTTATTAACCCAG gcggccaagttttattttttcatcgAGATTTACATCCATTGGACCACACCCCAATTAACGAGCTCTTAGAAGCAGCAAAGCTCTCAAGGATtgattttaacacaaaatacaGAATTTATGACGTGTAA
- the LOC143461987 gene encoding general transcription factor II-I repeat domain-containing protein 2A-like translates to MASKKRKIDLENRQFNGEWTEDYLFVLNPSNKPKCLLCDCTLSMIKSQNIKRHFFTHHKHFNEKYKPGSWARKQKVACLDKSASSQKQCLSTFVSEQSKATEATLSISHILGKRMMTYSDAEAVKECIVEAVKIMHPSKKEVITSMTTLPLSRLTCTRRCTDIAEDLHDQVLIEVKDADCYALALDESTDITNCAQLAVFVRYFHHGVFNEELLALITLHGNTTAAAIYDALISKLKELQLPIQNICALSTDGAPAMIGACHGVVTNLRTEYCPDLIGIHCIIHQSVLCAKLSGDFQELMTDAMKLINKLKANSSLKHRQLRNFLDQHNAEFFDLLTHNNVRWLSKGNALKRLWDLRKDLVMFLNEKGQTSTLLEGTNLCNLAFLADCFTHLNTLNLKLQGKGHTIIQLWSAVKSFKQQLLLFVSDITKDMLHFPCLKVTLQEVSCDNDWSCFVEFLQNLDTEFCNRFKEFYEISSVIELISHPLFADVNGTWKTQLSTEYALLVSKMQVELCNLKGDEICIADPNVFWLSLVTLERYPVITRLARRILTCFASTYL, encoded by the exons ATGGCCAGTAAGAAGCGGAAAATTGATCTAGAAAACAGACAATTCAATGGTGAATGGACTGAAGATTACTTGTTTGTGCTCAACCCAAGCAATAAACccaaatgtttattgtgtGACTGCACTCTAAGCATGATAAAGAGTCAAAACATCAAACGACATTTCTTTActcatcataaacattttaatgagAAGTACAAGCCTGGCTCATGGGCCAGAAAACAGAAAGTTGCGTGTTTAGATAAGTCTGCCAGCTCTCAGAAACAATGCCTCTCAACATTTGTGTCTGAGCAATCAAAAGCCACAGAAGCAACACTCAGCATCAGTCACATTCTGGGCAAGCGGATGATGACATACAGTGATGCTGAAGCTGTTAAAGAATGCATTGTTGAAGCAGTAAAAATCATGCATCCAAGTAAGAAAGAAGTGATCACCAGCATGACAACTCTCCCGCTCTCCAGATTGACATGTACACGGAGATGCACTGATATCGCTGAGGATTTGCATGACCAGGTGTTGATTGAAGTCAAGGACGCTGATTGCTATGCACTAGCTTTAGATGAATCAACAGATATTACTAATTGTGCCCAGCTTGCAGTATTTGTTAG GTACTTTCACCACGGAGTGTTCAATGAAGAACTGCTCGCACTGATCACACTACATGGCAATACTACAGCAGCTGCGATATATGATGCACTCATAAGCAAACTTAAGGAGCTTCAGTTGCCAATTCAGAACATTTGCGCACTTTCCACTGATGGTGCACCCGCCATGATAGGAGCATGTCATG GTGTAGTCACCAACTTGAGAACCGAGTACTGTCCTGATCTGATAGGAATCCACTGCATCATCCACCAATCCGTACTATGTGCCAAGCTGTCCGGAGACTTCCAAGAGCTAATGACTGATGCAATGAAACTAATCAAtaaactgaaagcaaactcATCTCTAAAGCACCGGCAACTAAGGAACTTTCTAGATCAGCATAATGCTGAATTTTTTGACTTACTCACGCATAATAACGTGAGATGGCTAAGTAAGGGCAATGCTTTGAAAAGGCTGTGGGACCTTCGTAAAGATTTGGTcatgtttttgaatgaaaaggGTCAAACTAGTACTCTGCTTGAAGGTACCAATCTATGTAACTTGGCTTTCCTTGCTGACTGTTTTACCCATCTAAATACTCTGAACTTGAAGCTCCAGGGCAAGGGGCACACTATCATTCAGCTGTGGTCAGCAGTGAAATCTTTCAAGCAACAGctgttgctattcgtttcaGATATCACCAAAGACATGCTCCACTTTCCATGCTTGAAAGTGACTCTACAAGAAGTTAGCTGTGATAATGATTGGTCATGCTTTGTCgaatttctgcaaaatttggacACTGAGTTCTGTAACAGGTTCAaggaattttatgaaatcagTTCAGTTATAGAACTAATTTCACATCCACTGTTTGCTGATGTTAATGGCACTTGGAAAACACAACTTTCCACTGAATATGCATTGCTGGTGTCTAAAATGCAGGTAGAACTTTGTAATCTTAAAGGAGATGAGATTTGTATCGCAGATCCAAATGTGTTTTGGTTATCACTTGTAACCTTGGAAAGGTACCCAGTTATAACCAGGCTGGCTAGAAGGATCCTTACTTGCTTCGCTTCTACGTACCTTTGA